One genomic segment of Hevea brasiliensis isolate MT/VB/25A 57/8 chromosome 3, ASM3005281v1, whole genome shotgun sequence includes these proteins:
- the LOC110649896 gene encoding SEC14 cytosolic factor isoform X1 has protein sequence MGIVPDEAINQFKALMDQVEEPLKTTYQNIHQGCQTETLIRFLKAREWNVPKAHKMLVDCLHWRIQNEIDNILVKPIVPTDLYRSVRDSQLIGMSGYSIEGLPVFAFGVGLSTYDKASVHYYVQSHIQINEYRDRVILPSASKKYGRPITTCVKVLDMTGLKLSALSQIKLLTIITSIDDLNYPERTKTYYIVNAPYIFSACWKVVKPLLQERTRKKLQVLPGNGRDELLKIMDLASLPHFCKKEGSGSSRHAENAMENCYSLDHPFHQQLYNYIKQQSLINGTDKPIKQGSFHVNLPEAGDGKGTEILKTIESELHKFENGSELPRSVSGLKINGD, from the exons ATGGGTATTGTTCCAGATGAGGCAATCAATCAGTTCAAAGCACTAATGGATCAAG TTGAGGAGCCATTGAAGACGACATATCAG AATATTCATCAAGGATGTCAAACTGAAACTTTGATCCGTTTTCTAAAAGCTAGAGAATGGAATGTTCCCAAGGCCCACAAAATG TTAGTTGATTGTTTGCATTGGAGGATACAAAATGAGATTGACAATATATTAGTG AAACCTATAGTTCCAACTGATTTGTACAGATCAGTGCGTGATTCACAACTTATAGGAATGTCGGGTTACTCAATAGAG GGGCTTCCAGTCTTTGCTTTTGGTGTTGGGCTCAGCACATATGATAAAGCATCT GTCCACTACTATGTTCAGTCGCATATTCAAATAAATGAATATCGGGACCGTGTAATTCTG CCTTCTGCTTCAAAAAAATATGGGAGACCAATAACCACCTGTGTGAAGGTTTTGGATATGACTGGTCTGAAGCTGTCAGCTCTTAGCCAAATAAAG TTGCTGACAATCATAACGAGTATTGATGACTTGAACTATCCAGAGAGAACAAAAACATATTATATTGTAAATGCTCCATACATATTTTCAGCGTGTTGGAAG GTTGTCAAGCCTCTACTGCAAGAGAGGACTAGAAAAAAACTTCAGGTTTTACCAGGTAATGGGCGAGATGAGCTGTTGAAG ATAATGGATTTAGCATCTCTTCCACATTTCTGTAAAAAGGAAGGATCTGGATCATCACGACATGCAGAGAATGCTATGGAGAACTGCTATTCCTTGGAtcatccatttcatcaacaactcTACAACTACATCAAGCAGCAGTCCCTGATCAATGGAACTGACAAACCAATTAAACAGGGGTCTTTCCACGTGAATCTGCCTGAGGCTGGGGATGGGAAAGGAACAGAAATCCTTAAAACCATTGAATCAGAGCTACACAAGTTTGAGAATGGTAGTGAGCTTCCCAGATCAGTAAGTGGCCTCAAAATCAATGGCGACTGA
- the LOC110649896 gene encoding uncharacterized protein LOC110649896 isoform X2, with product MLVDCLHWRIQNEIDNILVKPIVPTDLYRSVRDSQLIGMSGYSIEGLPVFAFGVGLSTYDKASVHYYVQSHIQINEYRDRVILPSASKKYGRPITTCVKVLDMTGLKLSALSQIKLLTIITSIDDLNYPERTKTYYIVNAPYIFSACWKVVKPLLQERTRKKLQVLPGNGRDELLKIMDLASLPHFCKKEGSGSSRHAENAMENCYSLDHPFHQQLYNYIKQQSLINGTDKPIKQGSFHVNLPEAGDGKGTEILKTIESELHKFENGSELPRSVSGLKINGD from the exons ATG TTAGTTGATTGTTTGCATTGGAGGATACAAAATGAGATTGACAATATATTAGTG AAACCTATAGTTCCAACTGATTTGTACAGATCAGTGCGTGATTCACAACTTATAGGAATGTCGGGTTACTCAATAGAG GGGCTTCCAGTCTTTGCTTTTGGTGTTGGGCTCAGCACATATGATAAAGCATCT GTCCACTACTATGTTCAGTCGCATATTCAAATAAATGAATATCGGGACCGTGTAATTCTG CCTTCTGCTTCAAAAAAATATGGGAGACCAATAACCACCTGTGTGAAGGTTTTGGATATGACTGGTCTGAAGCTGTCAGCTCTTAGCCAAATAAAG TTGCTGACAATCATAACGAGTATTGATGACTTGAACTATCCAGAGAGAACAAAAACATATTATATTGTAAATGCTCCATACATATTTTCAGCGTGTTGGAAG GTTGTCAAGCCTCTACTGCAAGAGAGGACTAGAAAAAAACTTCAGGTTTTACCAGGTAATGGGCGAGATGAGCTGTTGAAG ATAATGGATTTAGCATCTCTTCCACATTTCTGTAAAAAGGAAGGATCTGGATCATCACGACATGCAGAGAATGCTATGGAGAACTGCTATTCCTTGGAtcatccatttcatcaacaactcTACAACTACATCAAGCAGCAGTCCCTGATCAATGGAACTGACAAACCAATTAAACAGGGGTCTTTCCACGTGAATCTGCCTGAGGCTGGGGATGGGAAAGGAACAGAAATCCTTAAAACCATTGAATCAGAGCTACACAAGTTTGAGAATGGTAGTGAGCTTCCCAGATCAGTAAGTGGCCTCAAAATCAATGGCGACTGA